The Cucumis melo cultivar AY chromosome 6, USDA_Cmelo_AY_1.0, whole genome shotgun sequence genome includes a region encoding these proteins:
- the LOC103504519 gene encoding serine/threonine-protein phosphatase 7 long form homolog, with product MPCGKCTITLQDVAVQLRLPVDGEPLTGSLRYNWMLICNDYLGVVPPDMKGQRLSLPWLVEQFEELPPDADIVSVQRYARAYIMQLIGGFLFADKSNTLVHCMFLQFLFDFDQAGTYAWGATTLAWLYRELCRASNAQSLEIVGPLMLLQVWAYDRFSIIAPQRTLQHSDGQPLSFRIEIERGKERRSRDRRRDFHRPSAAVRRRPSSPLSLAAVCHFR from the exons ATGCCATGTGGGAAGTGCACGATCACCCTGCAGGATGTTGCAGTACAGTTGAGGTTGCCAGTGGATGGGGAGCCTTTGACAGGATCATTAAGGTATAATTGGATGCTTATCTGCAATGATTACTTGGGAGTCGTACCGCCTGACATGAAAGGTCAGCGACTGAGTCTTCCGTGGTTGGTAGAACAGTTCGAAGAATTGCCACCAGATGCTGATATTGTGAGCGTTCAGAGATATGCTCGTGCATACATCATGCAGTTGATTGGGGGCTTTCTTTTTGCTGATAAGTCAAACACCCTGGTCCACTGTATGTTTCTTCAATTCTTATTTGATTTCGACCAGGCTGGTACGTATGCGTGGGGCGCTACGACCCTCGCATGGTTATATAGGGAACTCTGCCGAGCGAGTAATGCACAGTCTTTAGAGATCGTTGGCCCATTGATGTTGCTTCAAGTATGGGCATACGATAGATTCTCCATTATAGCTCCACAGAGAACGTTGCAGCATTCAGATGGTCAACCTTTGAGTTTCAG AATCGAAAtcgagaggggaaaagaaaggagaagcCGAGATCGTCGTCGCGATTTCCATCGCCcttccgccgccgtccgtcgtCGCCCTTCCTCGCCGTTGTCCCtcgccgccgtctgccactttaggtaa
- the LOC127149783 gene encoding uncharacterized protein LOC127149783, protein MRIDTSSATIISSVHSRSNHGQTRLLDRSSLTIIVTGPSRFYNDSMNSLKEEGSRSIVWNCSEKHTFELGYSCRRPPRMRIIKCWNSNPSLPQRVVSHSLRMRYAIRCWVDDQATQKTLVGDPSRRPAERQVQAVRRHLVRSPQKKRLNYKLNFMKLWNGLKYKIEITKH, encoded by the exons atgagaattgacacttcctctgcgaccattatatcatCCGTGCATTcaag gagcaatcacggacaaacaaggctgctagacagaagcagccttacaatcatagtaacgggtccaagtcgtttctacaacgacagtatgaactcgctgaaagaagagggcagccggtcgattgtgtggaattgttccgagaaacacacgttcgagctgggatattcgtgtcgcaggccgccgaggatgcgcat aatcaaatgctggaactccaatcccagcctaccccagagggtagtcagccactctctgaggatgagatatgcgatcaggtgttgggtagacgaccaggctactcaaaagaccttggttggggacccaagccgaaggcccgcagaacgacaagtgcaagcagttcgtcgacatcttgttcgcagtccacaaaaaaagagattgaattacaagctaaacttcatgaagctttggaacggattgaagtacaagatagaaatcaccaagcattag